In the Fusarium falciforme chromosome 6, complete sequence genome, GGCATGGCGAGGGCCTCGATGTATGGGAGCCCGAGGGGGCAGAGGCAGGCGGGTGGGAGACGAGGTGGCGGAGCGTCTTAGCTCAAGCCGTTTATGGCGAAGCTATTGGAGCAGGGGACAGTTGAATCAGACAGGTCATGATGTTTGAAACGGCGGTAATGTTCAGGAGAGGGAGTCTTTCGGGAGTGAAAGGGAGGGGTTGGGTATTGGTAAGGCAATGAGGCAAACTGTTTTCTTTTGTGCAAGAAGCAAGGTCTAGATGAGTCTAAATGTTGGATATAAGCCCATAGATCGGAGAATTTACCCACCTTGCAAAACGCAAGTTATCACAAGGCTCTTTCCAACCAATACTGATGAGTCTAGTCCTGGCCATGGTCGGGATATTGATAGCCGGGATGGAGACAACTCAAGTCACTCAGATGATAGGCcagaagaaagaaagcctATAGAATTTCCCCTCTCAAAAGAAAGCACCTCCTCAGCTCGTGGGTAAAGTGATACCGCAGTCGCCCGAGGCCAGACGGAGCTATCTGCATACGCATTGGAGCTGAAGCTGCACCCCGACCTGTCATGATAACTCATGACGAGTTGCAGATCCTGCTCATTGGTAGTCTTGAGCTGCATGATGATCATCCCCCCTTTGGTCTACGCCCTGTCAGTTACTGTACTACCCCCCAGGTCTTGGCTGCCTCTCTGCAAGCGGCATCTCTTGTCTTTTGCCGATGGACAAATCACAAAAGGTCTGATTGTAACAGAGAAGGGTCGTTTCATGTTTACTCGGAGTTCGGCATCGCCTGGAATATGTGGGAACTTGTTGATAAAGTGGGCAGTGACAGACAAAGACATGGATGTGTAAGAAGGGACAAGGACCACGGCCGCGGATGTGCGCAgtatcatcatcgtcatgacTACTCAAGAAATTCTTTTTGATTGTCTTCCGCTTCAGCCGCAGGAGGGAGACCATCCGGCGGTCACCAGCTTCTGATAGAGGTGTGTAATGCGCTGGACTGTTTTCCTGCAAGTCATGCTGTGCATGAGGATGATTAGCGAGCCCTGATTTGTTTCCCTTGTCCTCCCCGCCATCTACCAGAAAGTGATCGACACTCGCTTCCTGGAACACGGTTTCCCTCCATCTTGTTGTAAGAAGAGTCGCTTTAGGCGCCGGCTCGTAATAGTGTCCCTAGCTCACACATAAACatggcctcttctccctcttttcGTTtggtttcttcttccttctttaACTTACCACAAAGTAAGGACCATTCCTTTTGCGGCCTCTCCGTTGCTTATACGTCATCATCGACGTTTAGCTAGGACATCCCTGCAAGTTCCCCAGCACGAGACACCGAAACCGAGCCCGGCGATTGGAACGCACCCTCTCTTGCAGCAGACCTACAACGGCGCGTGTGATTGATTGCTCTGTCTTCTCCTCCACTGCTTGCTCGCCGTCGCCGAATCCCGACTCGGGTTGTAAGTCTGGTGGACGCTgactcttcttttttttccccaaCACCGCCGGTCCATCTCCGATCGGCCGACTTCTTTTGAGTCGGCCTTTTTAGCTTAAAAATCACCGGAGCCAGATTAGCGATTAAAGACAAGAAGCATCAGCACGCAATACAAGCTTATAAGCATCATCAGAGTTGTCGAGTCTTGATTACAAAAGCACCTTAGCCACAAGCCTACAACAAGACAAACAACATCCAACAGAATCACCAGAAACTACAAAACACCCCTTTTACAACATCAAAAGAACAGAGTCTCGAAAACTTGACATCAGAGGTTATGGACCGCTCTCGTTCATTCTCGCGGCCAAGCACGGGCAACCGCAAACCAAGATCACCATCTCCCCCTACCACTAGAGGTAGAGCCacttctcgccctcgtcctgTGTCCTTCCATCCTAGCACCCGTGGTGTTTCTCGTTCAAGGTCGGGGGTGAGAAGATCGTCAGAATCCAGCTCTCGCTCGTCCTCTTACTCTCCCACTCGCCGTCACAGCCACAgccaccatcgccaacaCGACAGTCAACATGGCAGCCAGCACAAGAGCAGCCACGGTCAGTCTCATAAATCATCCCACAGCCAGGAGCATCACCACGGCCTCTTCAAAACTTCGGCCGGTCTCATAGCCGGCATCGGCCTCGCCACCGTCCTCGCCCACAAAGTTTGGCCAAAGGGCGTTCTCTACGGCGACACTGAAGAGTGGGAATCCCGTCCTCACCCGAAACACCGCCACTCGGACCGTCAcgagcaccaccaccgtcaTCGCCGTGCCTCGGATGCCGAACGTGCCATCGACCGCGCCAGACGTCACGGCGGCGATGTCGTCTACTACGAAGAGATCGGACCCTTTCCCGGCCGGAGACGCTCCGCGGCTCTTCAGAGTTACGAGAGACTATCCCCcgctgaagaagagaggataCGCCGGATGTCTCGGGACGAGCACCCCCGTGTGGGACGTCTGCCCTATCCCGATGAGCCCTACCCCGGCGAGAGCTTCTACGAACCCGAGCGCAGGAGACATTCTGTAGCTCAACCAGTTGCTGTTCCCCGCTGAGCGAGAGACTTGATAAACAAAAGTGGCTTCAGCGAGCGTCATTCTAAACTTGATACGTTTTACATTGGATGGGATAATGAAATGAAATGAGTTTCTTTGCGTTACAGGACCAAGTTTGTTATTGGGAGGTCAAGATTGTTTGTATGGGCTGGCACCTTTCGTTACTTGGCAATTTTGATATCCGATACGAGACAATGATTTCACGCTTTCAGTTATtttactctttttataacGTTATTGCTTTAGAGATACACATTTACATACATATTGTGTTGCTTCAAACCAATCAGCTCTATGTCATGCGCTCTGTCCACCAACGCCTTTGCCATGACCCCAAACCGTTCCTATATGTTTCAATCATAGAGTTCAAAGTGAAACTCGCACGTTTAGTAtacatcatcttctccacATTCAACATCGTTAAACCAAGCTTGATCCAGGGGACGATGGGCTGCTTGGAGCGCTCTCCACACTCTCCCTTGGTCTCATCGCCTCCACGGCCTCCTGCCAAGTGTCACCAGCGGTACGTCTCACAAATGCTGTGTTGAGACAATCGCCGAAGTATCTTTCCCGTCGAGTTGTCCTCCTCTCACCTCCTTCCAGAGCTGAGTATGCGCTGCGAGTGGTACGcattctctttctctttccaCCCTCACTCAGGAGGCTGCTCAGCTTGAGTCTCTCCTGCATGAGCTTGTTGTCAAACTCCACGATGCCTCGCACCCATGGAGCAATGTCCAACACGATAAGCTTCATGGTGCGGTCAAACACTGATGGATCCAGATGGCTGGATGCCGCTGCCTTTTCATTGACTGCAATCGGGTCGAACGCCAGCGCCAGATCCATCCGAGTCATAGGTGCCGTGCAATGCTCGAAAGAGTAGTCCAGAACAGAGACTGCGCGATCCTCTGTCAGTGGCTGGGGGGTGGATGGGGATGTGACGTCGGTTGTCGGAGATAGTTTGAAAAGTCTCTGTCTCGTCAGGGATTTGAGAGAGATCGAGAGGCCAATGCTGGGCGTAGATGGTGTTGACTTGGGATCAGCCTCCAGGAGGCGACGGCCCACAATGAAATCATCTCTCGTTTTGGTCGGAATCTCTGGCAATTCTGGATCGAGCGCTTCCTGGAATCTAGTTCCCAGTGAGCCACTTGAGATAAGATCCGCGTCGCTCATTGAAGTGCAAAACTCATCGAATGCAGTCAAAGCGTCAAGCCTCTGGCTGGGCTCCGATGCGCTCCTGGTTATATCGTCGGCCCAGGATTGGAGATGCAAGCTGTTGTTCCAGTCACCCATGTCAAGTGTCCATGAGTTCCAGCACTGCTTCatcacctcttcctccgacTCTAATGGGTCTAGGCATGTGGCAGTGAGATCACGCCCAATCCATCCCATACCCTTGCGGTAAGTGTCTTCGCTCAAGACTCGAACCACATCCCCATTCTCATCTCGGTCAGAGCCCTTGGGCCATCGGAGATAGAACCAATCGAAACCACCTTTGCGATCTCCAACGCTAATCTGACACCAGTAATTGAGTTCTACCAGGACAGCCCTCAAGTCGTTGTTGCGAGACTTGTACAGGGCCTCGACGGCCGAGCGCTTTAGTAGATGGCCCTCATTTGCTGCAACAAGTAGGCAATGATCGATAGCCAGGTCGGTTGGTGGATGAGAGAATCGGAAGATGCCGTGCAAGTTGAGGGTTTGCAGGGGCACCATGTTCTCGTCATTGCAGGTCATGATGAATGGCCGTTTTGATTGTACCATCATGCCCATCAAAGCCGCCCAGAATTGCTTATCCTCTTCGTATAGAACATCCACCTCCTCTAAAAGGATAAGTGACTgcttctggctctggcttccCTTGGTTGTTTCGTTTGGCTTCGCTTCGGTAGACTTCTTGGTTGGCTTCTTCGAGGCGGCCGCTGCTTTGGGCTGAAAAAATGCCGTCATCATGCCCTGTTTCCCTGACTTCAAGTCTCTGCTcacttcatcctcttctgcctctgTCGTAGGATCAGCGCGGTGCTGTTGAACGAGATGGTTGCGCGTCATATCTCCAACTTTCTCCAGAATATCCTTGCCGCTTCGTCTGCTCCCTGGGTTGATCTCGAAAATCTCAAAACCTAGCTCCTTGGCTACAGCGTAGACGGCGGCTGTTTTGCCGCTGCCATGGGGTCCGCTAATCACCACCGCATTCGTGAGACGTCCTTGATCTTTCCCTCCCTTAGCAGCTGCATCTCCGCTTCGGATAACCGTCTTTTTCGTGAGTCCTGAGCCAGCAGGCGCCcagtcatcgtcatcctcggaTACCTCGTCCATTTCAttcgcttcctcctcgctgtcGATAATGAAGCCATCCAGCTTatccttctttctcttcttcttgggagcaGCAGCCGATTTAGCCTTTCCCTTGGCCCCTCCTGCGTCAGCATTGCCAGTACCGACAGACTGAACCTTGAGTGTTTGCAACCATTCTTTGAGCAGAATAGCCTCCCTGCCAGCTTGGAGAACCTCGGCTGCTGTGCTTGGGGCGTACTTGTGTGTCCAGGACAGACTTTCGCATGCAGACTTGTCATATGCGGAAAGGTTCGTTTCGAGTTCTTCATATAATCTAAGAATGGCTGGGTGTGTTCTTTTCGGCTGAGCACTGGGGGCCCTATGTCCTAttatgtcgtcgtcgtcctcggtaGGGGTGGGCCGCAATGTTTGAAGTTCTGACCGGATGCGCTTCTGAGCCTTTCGGCCACTTTCAAAATGTCTCGTCGGGATTCGTAATTCAGTTGGTGCTGGTTCGAAGTTGTCATCATTTGTGGGAAGCGAGTTGCGGAGAGCAGTGAGATCCATGCTGGTGCAAAAGCCCCCCAGAACAGATTCATCTGAAGAAACCGTCACTGTATAACCCTTTGACTTCTTGGCGACGTTGTCCTGAGAGGCAACCTGAGAACAGACTGAACCTTCAAGTCCACGAACGTGGGCCATTCCCTTTGCAGGCCAAAGGGGATATACGGCCCCGGGAATCTTTGTTGTACCAGTTCTGATACCAAACCGCGGGACCTGATGGTCAGAGGTGAAAGGGTTTCGTGTCTTCTTCGGGGACAATGGCGTAGACGTAAAGACTGTCTGTCGAGAGGGCCGGTTCTCAGCTGTTTTATGGTTCTCGCTTGTGGCGGGCGGTGTCTGTTTCGCTTTTCCGGTGAAGAAAGGATGTGTAGCTTTGGTCAGACCAGGTCCTTTCTTAACAACACTCTCTTTTGGCTTCTTGGCTCGGCTCTTCGAGGTTGGAGGAAATAGTGTCTTGCCGTCCAGGATTTGAGTGATCCTATCACCCATGTCCTTCCGACTCGCTTCATCTCGGCCGTACTTGACGCACACTATGTGGGAAGGAAGGGGTTTCGACTTGGATTTGGGTGGTGATCTGAGTGTCCCTGTTTTCGGGTTCCATTTGAGAACCTTCTTATTTGCGGCATCGGGTGGGTTGGAGGTAGAGACCGGTGGTGCTTCGAGGGCGGACTGTGAAGGGGCTTCGACGGAAGTCATAGGCGCATCGCTTAGTGGAGGAGTCGGAATGTCGGTGGTGGTAGGTTCGGGAGTTATATCTAAAGCCTGTTCCGTGGGAACGAGGGTTGTTTGTCGCCCTTCCCCTTGGCGTTTTCGGCGTGGTCTCTTGGAACTAGGAGCATCTTGTGTAACAGAGCTATCCGGCTTTCGACGCTTTCGCCGGTCGTTCGGCGAGTCTGACCCCGATTGAGCGCTGTCGTGCTGATCATCGTGGTCCGGAGCTGTAGGGGGTTGGGCCGAGAGTTCGGGGTGGCGCGCAGGGTCGACGGCAGGTTCTTTGGAGAAGAAAGGATGAACCTTCTTGACTCCAAGTTCCCTCATGCCTTCCTGGCCCATCGCCTCGACCAAAACGGATCCCATTGATATGTGAAAGGCTGTTCCGAGGAAGCATCAGCAGATGTCGAGTGGCTGTCAGAGCCGAAGATGACGAACCTCCCAGTCAGCGTTAAACCACCATTTCACGAATGAGGACTAGAAGGTGAGATTCGATAGTGAAGAAAGATTTGAAAATTGGAGCAAATAGGGCGTTCGAAGGAGACACAGTCTTTTGAAGGTGGGTGTAGTTTCGTTGAAGACGGGGAAGAAAACGGAAGTGTCCTGGGTAACGGAGCACGGCAAGGGTCGCGTTAAAGTGGTTGAGCACCGACGCGTCAGTTTGACGCGCTCCGCGAGGACGACCCGGTACGTACCTCCACTACGTCAGGGATTCTGCAACGACCCCACCACCCAGGCCGAAAGCGCCCCACTAATCGGACTTTGGGTCGGCCCGCTcccaacttttttttttgagaGCTTCATCTGTCGGCCGTTCGAAGAAAAGTGCAGGCGACAGCACCAGACTTTTGTCAAGAATTGCAATTCCCAAGGCCAGCGGTATCTTTGGCTCCTCACGGTACCGAAATCGCCATGGCTTCTGAGTACAGAATTCACAAGCCTTATGTGCTGGCGGCTCTGCCTCGGCCTCTTGACCATACTGAAGGCCGCATTGTCGCGCGAGAGGTCTACGGCTTGCGCGACGGCcaaaagaagaggaagaggacggaACTGGTCGTCGGTGTGGATGGAGAGACTGCTAGCATCTACGATGTAAGTCTCATGGTCAAGATATACTGAGAAATGGCCCTAATCGCAAACAGGTACCTGCATCAAGGCTGATCACCTCGTATCCCATCCCGCCGCAAGAGTCTTTCACCTGCCCCCCTTACTCGATTAGAATTCGGCGCGCTGGCAGCAGCGATGtttctagatatacctataTCTCTACTCGCGATTCGACAGGCCAGAAGATCTCTCTCTTCAAGGATGTTGTGCACCAGGACGGCAAAACAACCTCCACCTCGACCGCTTCTCAGATCCTCAAAGTCTCACCCATCCGATACATAACCTGTTCCTCGAATGCGTCAGAAACTTCAAATGTGGGGGATATTATCGCGGTCTGCCAGAATGGAGAATTTGCTTCGCTTTCAGGGGAAACTCTCGCGATTCAATGGACAGCTTCGTCCAAGTCCGCTGTTCAGGACGTTGTCGCAACACAGATCGAGGGGTTTGAAGTGGAACATGTGACCTCAGGAACCCTCGCTGAGTTCAGTGAGGGTGTTTTCAAGGACAAGCCAGAGATTTTCAGTGCTCTGCCCAAAACTCCTGTCTCTGAGCCTGAGCTGATTGCGCTGGTGTCGAGGTCTGTCAGCCAAGGTCAGGAGAGCCGACACTCGGTTATCCTGGCTGCTGCTTCGGGAGTTTCTTCCGCTTCATCTGACATTCAGAAGTTGGCGCCCCTTGAAATTGCCCCTATTGGTGCTCCCACGACTCAGGGTGCCGAACCATCCACCTACCAAGTTGACATCCAAGCTGCCCTCCTGCTGCAATTGCAGCAAGGCTCTCTCAAAGTCTACGACCTCGCCACACCCGTCCCAAAGCTCAAGTCTACGGTGCACATGGAGAACGCGGTGTCCTTTTCTCGCCTGTCCCGGCCCTTCGTTCTGTCATGCTCACTTGAATCCATTGGCCTCTACAACCACCAATACCGCTCGATTCATGCGAATGCGCCCCTTGATCTTTCCGAACTCCCCGCTGAGTGCCAAAAGCCCAAGACATGTCAGTTGATCAGCTATCTACGAAGCCAAGATCTTGTTGTCGCCCTGGTAGACAATGTTCTTGTCTCTATCCAAGTCGAACCGCCTAAGAGCCACGGGAAGCGACGGAAACAGGGCCTCTTGATTGACTCCATCGGTCGAGGAACTACCGTCGATATCACCGCGAAGAGGGCAAAGTCCGAGAAGTTGGCTCTTGAGTTCTCCAAGCAGGTTCCTGGAACGATGACGGAGGAGTATTTGGCCAAGCTGCACGCTGAGCTTGACACAGCAGATGGACTTCTCGCAAAGGACGATCTTAGTGGATGGGAAACCCTATTGCGCAAACAATTCCGTATGGGTGTTCGATCTGTTCCCAATGGCGACGGTAAGGCAGTCAACGGACAGGAGGACAAAGACTCGCAGGAAGTACCCGAGTGGGAATGGCTCTCAGGGCCGTCGTCATATGCCGCCGTCGACCGTCGTTGGGTGCTCTACGCGATTGGACGATGCTTTTCTATCACCATGACTACAGACGAGGAACCTCGGCCAAAGCTACGCCTCAACCTGCCTGACAGCAACGTCACGTCCTACCTAGTCGTTGCAGGACACCTGACTCTCTCGAACTTGAAGGCAGCATTCCGAGACGAGTTCGACGCGGAGGCATTGGATAGCAAGAACCTCGCTAATGACGTGCTTTCGAGCTTGGCCGACGCCGACCCGTCAATGACGCTCGTCCTGAACTATCTCCAGGCCACACAACTTGGCGAGCTGGAGCTTCTCGTAGCCATCCGAGCCCTCATGCTGAATCTGGATCTGATCTCCGACCCTAAGAAGCCGGCCGGGGCTAAGCTCTTGAAGCATGAGGCACATGATGGTGCCGAGAACTACGAGATGGACCTCGACGACCTTGAGCGGGATATTGCGATCACGGAATACTACCTCGGAGACGACAGCAGCAGTCGCTCACGGGGACTCACATTAGCCTTTGCCAAGCTTTGGCGGCTCCCGGCAATCACGACTGTGAAGGCTCTGCGGGCAACGTTCAAGACGGAGGAGATCCTATCACTCATCTACACACTCAGGGTGGAACTTGTCCGAGGGGCGTGGACATCGCTGTATATCGACCCAACCAGCTTTGATTCCGAGGGTAACGACCCGCCCCCGGACGGTGTGATCACATTGATCTCGGATCTCCTCGGTCGATGCCTTGATGCCGTCGGCGCCGGAGGATGGCTGCTGAACGACGCCATCTCAA is a window encoding:
- a CDS encoding ATPase-AAA-core domain-containing protein — its product is MGQEGMRELGVKKVHPFFSKEPAVDPARHPELSAQPPTAPDHDDQHDSAQSGSDSPNDRRKRRKPDSSVTQDAPSSKRPRRKRQGEGRQTTLVPTEQALDITPEPTTTDIPTPPLSDAPMTSVEAPSQSALEAPPVSTSNPPDAANKKVLKWNPKTGTLRSPPKSKSKPLPSHIVCVKYGRDEASRKDMGDRITQILDGKTLFPPTSKSRAKKPKESVVKKGPGLTKATHPFFTGKAKQTPPATSENHKTAENRPSRQTVFTSTPLSPKKTRNPFTSDHQVPRFGIRTGTTKIPGAVYPLWPAKGMAHVRGLEGSVCSQVASQDNVAKKSKGYTVTVSSDESVLGGFCTSMDLTALRNSLPTNDDNFEPAPTELRIPTRHFESGRKAQKRIRSELQTLRPTPTEDDDDIIGHRAPSAQPKRTHPAILRLYEELETNLSAYDKSACESLSWTHKYAPSTAAEVLQAGREAILLKEWLQTLKVQSVGTGNADAGGAKGKAKSAAAPKKKRKKDKLDGFIIDSEEEANEMDEVSEDDDDWAPAGSGLTKKTVIRSGDAAAKGGKDQGRLTNAVVISGPHGSGKTAAVYAVAKELGFEIFEINPGSRRSGKDILEKVGDMTRNHLVQQHRADPTTEAEEDEVSRDLKSGKQGMMTAFFQPKAAAASKKPTKKSTEAKPNETTKGSQSQKQSLILLEEVDVLYEEDKQFWAALMGMMVQSKRPFIMTCNDENMVPLQTLNLHGIFRFSHPPTDLAIDHCLLVAANEGHLLKRSAVEALYKSRNNDLRAVLVELNYWCQISVGDRKGGFDWFYLRWPKGSDRDENGDVVRVLSEDTYRKGMGWIGRDLTATCLDPLESEEEVMKQCWNSWTLDMGDWNNSLHLQSWADDITRSASEPSQRLDALTAFDEFCTSMSDADLISSGSLGTRFQEALDPELPEIPTKTRDDFIVGRRLLEADPKSTPSTPSIGLSISLKSLTRQRLFKLSPTTDVTSPSTPQPLTEDRAVSVLDYSFEHCTAPMTRMDLALAFDPIAVNEKAAASSHLDPSVFDRTMKLIVLDIAPWVRGIVEFDNKLMQERLKLSSLLSEGGKRKRMRTTRSAYSALEGGERRTTRRERYFGDCLNTAFVRRTAGDTWQEAVEAMRPRESVESAPSSPSSPGSSLV